Below is a window of Syntrophorhabdaceae bacterium DNA.
AGAAGGTCTATCGCGGGGTAGCCGGAAAAGGTGCGGATGTTGGTGTATCCGGCCGCTTTCGCGACGAGGGCCACCTCGATGGCCTTTCCCGTGGAATCCTTGGAGTGGAGTATCCTCCTGCGCGAATGGCTTGCCTCGCGGGCGAACTCGAATTCATCTTCGCCGGACCGTGAAAAGGGGACGCCCACTTTCTTGATGAGGAAGTCCTGGACCATTCCGGGCCCCTCGTGGGCGATGATCTTTACGGCATCGGGATTGGAGATGCCGTCGCCGGCCTGGATGATGTCCTCGGCGAGAAGTTCCGGTGTATCGTCCTGGCCCCGGGCCACGATGCCGCCCTGTGCGTAGAAGGTGTTCGATTCCTCGACGGAGCTTTCCTTTGTGACAATGATGACGTCGAGCCCGAGATCGGCGGCGGTTATGGCGCAGGACAGCCCCGCTATGCCGGAACCGATTATCAGGACATCACAGTAGTGGGTTTGGTCCTTTTTCATTTTCACTTTATCGCAAGCATCCTTTCCAGAGCAACCCTGGCGTATTGCGCATTTTCGGGGTTGACGGCCACTTCCGGCTGGGCTCTTCCTTCCACGAGGTTCTCGAGAACGGCGAGGAACTTCTGTGAGGTGACCCGGGCCATTTCCCGGCATCCCCATTCCTTGAGGGGCACGATGAGCTTGTCGGGGTGGTCGGCCTTAAGGCGGTTGACGAAGTTGATCTCCGTTCCGATGGCCCATTTCGTGCCGGCCGCGGCGGCCTCGACGGTGTTTTTAATGTAGCTCGTCGATCCCACATGGTCGGAAAGGCTGACAACGTCAGGGGTGCATTCGGGATGGACGATGACGCCGATGTCCCCGTAGGCCTTTTTGATCTCTTCGATATCGGAGGGTTTGAAGGCCGTGTGAACGTAGCAGAAACCCCGCCAGAGTATCGCCTTTTTGTGGGCGATGTCCGAAAGGGCGGCTGCGGTGATATCTTCTTGAGGTTCCCAGAGGAACATCTCGTCGTCGGAGATACCCATGGTGTGGGCGGTATTACGGCCCAGGTTCTCGTCGGGAAAGAAAAAGGGGACGGCACCTTGCGATATCACATGTTCCATGGCTTTTCCCGCGTTGGCGGAGGTGCAGACAAACCCCCCGTTCTTCCCGCAGAATGCCTTCAGATCGGCCCGTGAATTGACGTATACAACAGGAATGAAGCGTCTGCCCGTATCCGTGAGGAGTTTCCACGCCTTCTCGACGTCTCCTATCACCGCCATTTCCGCCAGAGGGCATTTTGCATCGAGTTCGGGATGAAACACTTTCTGATGAGGCTGACAAAGGATGCGCGCCATCTCGGCCATGAAGGAGACGGCACAGAAGACTATGTTCCTTGCTCCGATCTGTTTCGACGCGCTCTGAGCAAGCTGGAGGGAATCCCCCACGAAATCGGCGGCGCGGACGATATCGATATTCTGATAATAATGAGCGAGGATGACGAGGTCCTTGCCCAGCTTTTCCCTGGCAGCGGTGATACGCTCCCTGGTCTCTTCTCTTGAAATAGCTTCGTTTGCCGTCACCTGTCTACTCCTTCATGCAATAAGCTTATATCGAGGGCGCCGGCCGAGTGTGTGAGGGCTCCCACGGATATGAGGTCCACGCCCGCCGCCGCCACCTCCCTGACCCGTTCGACGGTCATGTTCCCCGATGCCTCGATCGGCACCCGTCCGGCAACGAGAGCCACGGCATCACGCATCGATGCCGTATCCCAGTTGTCGAGCATAATACGTTCGACCTTTGCCTCGAGGGCCTCTTTCAGTTCATCCATGGTGCGCACCTCGACCTCGATGGGGACATCCGCTGCCTTGCGGACAAGTCCAACAGCCGTGCCTATGGAACCGGCGACGGCTATGTGGTTTTCCTTGATAAGGGCCATTTCCGTGAGATTGCGGCGGTGATTGACGCCGCCGCCCATGGAAACTGCGTACTTTTCCATTGTTCGTATACCGGGTGTTGTTTTGCGGGTGTCAAGTATACGGGCCCTCGTGCCCGATGCGGCATCGACGAAGGTCCTTGTCAACGTGGCAATGCCTGAAAGCCTCTGGAGGATATTGAGTGCCACCCTTTCGGCGGTGAGGATGGCCCGCGTGCGGCCCTCGATGGTCGCTATGATATCGCCTGTGCTCAGGGTTTCGCCGTCCTTCTTATGTTCCCTGTAGGCAATGTTCTTGTCGAGGACCACGAAGACCTCTCTGGCGAAGGCCTGGCCTGCGAGCACCCCTGCCGCCTTCGCTACGATCTTTGCGCGGGAGCGATGCCCGTCGGGGACGACCGCATTGGTCGTCACGTCCTCGACGCCGATGTCTTCATTGAGGAATTCTTGCGGTCCCGCTGGCATGGTGGAGATATTATAAAGTGACCATCGGAGCGAGTCAATGGAAGACTGCGGGAAGATTGCGGAATACTCTCATTCTGCTTGACTTTGAAGGAAAATTTTCATATCTTAAAGCACATTTCGGGCCGTTAACTCAGTCTGGTAGAGTATCTGCCTTTTAAGCAGAGAGTCGAAGGTTCAAGTCCTTCACGGCCCATATGATTCCAGGTCCCCATCGTCTAGCCTGGTCCAGGACACCGGCCTTTCAAGCCGGCAACGGGGGTTCGAATCCCCCTGGGGACGCTTATCTTTCCTCGCAGCAGCTGAACGGTATCATTCCAAAAGCAGCTTCTTCTGTTCCACACCCCGAAAGACCTGATGTTCCTTTACCGGGCTACAGTTTGCTTGGCAGGATATGCAGCACCGCTCTGCCGGGTGATCCTCACGACATGATCATCCGGGACATTACGGCACGTAAGAATGGCGGCGGTGATTATGATTCATGTCTTTTCGATATGAGCTTGAAGAAGAAGAGGGCGATTGTCTGGAATGGAGAGATACCCGAGCCCATCAATGTTCCTTCTGTTATTCCGGTGAAGGAAACCAACCCTCGTGTGGGGTAGCGTAGGGATGTCCGATCCCCGTGTAACCAATCTCCCAGGAAATTCTGTCGCCTGTTTTCAGGACGTCGGCGATGAGGGTCTCCCTGTCTTTAGCGTCTGCCGATGAAGAAATGAAGCCGATGCCGACCGCCGCCACCGCGGAACCGTTGGAATCATAGACCGGGGCCGCAATCCCCGAAATGCCTTCGACGGCCTCCTCTTCTTCAACGATGTAGCCCTGTTTTCGTATCCTGGCCAGTTTTTCCCTGAACTCATGGGGATCGATAGTTGTTCTTTTCGTGTAAGCCTTCAAGGGTTTTGCTTCGAGGATCCGGTCCACCTCGTCCTCGTGCAGTGAGGCCATGAGCATCTGGCCCAGCATTCCGAAATAGGGCGGCCGTGTTCTGCCTATCTGGGAGGTAAACCTGATGGGGCTTGCGGGGTTTTCGCTCCTGTCCAGATAGATGAGTTCGTCGTTCTCAAGCATGCCCAGGAAGGCGGTCTTCCTTGTCCTTATCTGGAGTTGCTGCAGGAAGGGATATGCGCTCCTCCTCAAGGACAGTGATGAATAGACTACCCCGCCCAACTGGAAGAGCCTTATGCCAAGGGAATATTGTTTTGAGGCGTCGTCGAATTTCATGAAGCCATACTTCATAAGCGTGGAACAAAGCCTGATGGTGGTGGCCTTCGGTAATCCGACAACTTCTGTCAGCTGCGTCAGGGTGTAGGCGGTTCGCTCGCTGGTAAATGCGCACATGATCTGAAGGGCCCTCTCCAGAGACCGGTTGAAAAATCCTTTGGTGCTTTCTGTTTTTGTGGTGAAGTCATTCATACGTATGTCATCCCATGGTTGTGCAAGTCATTATATGAAACAACATTGCACCAAATATGTCAAGACGACCTACCCGCAGGTACCCGCAGGTCCATGGTCCTCCCGGCGCCATTCTGTGGACACCTCCCCAACTCTGGTCTGGTGTTCACAGAATGGCATATGCTAGTATTGGATTGTGAAAGAACTTTGCCGGCCACGTAGGCCATGACGCTATAATAATGATCGTGTGGCAGGTGCGCGTCCGCATGCTGAAGGCCCTTGGAGTCACCGAGACGGACCTCGGGGAAGGGGAAACGGGAACCGATGCAAATCCTAAAGGAGGCTCAATGTTGTACGAGACGCTTCATTTCGATCTGGACGGGCAGATCGGTACGCTGACCCTCGATGTTCCCGGCAAACTGAACGCCCATACAAGGCAGATGAGGACTGAGCTCCTCCATTTCTGGAGAGAGAGACAGAACAATGAAGACGAGTGCCGGGTGATCATAATGACGGGCAAGGGCAAGGCCTTCTGTGCGGGCGGAGACATCGAGGAGATAGACGATCCGGATACGCCCGTCTACAAGCAGACCCCGGAGCAGCGTTACGTAGATCAGGACAAGATCTCTGAGGTCGTTCTCCTCATGCGGCGGGCGCCCCAGCCCATAATCGGCGCCATTCACGGATGGGCGGCGGGAGGAGGGTTCAGTCTCGCTCTGGCCTGCGATCTGCGCGTAGCCGACCCGACGACGCGGTTCATAGCGTCCTACATCAACATCGGACTGACGGGGACGGACATGGGCGGCAGCTTCCATTTCCCCCGGCAGGTGCCGCTGGCAATAGCCAACGAATATCTTCTCACGGGGGAGACGATGGATGCCGAGACCGCCTGCAGGTGGGGTCTCGTCAACTACCTGGTGCCTGAGGACCAGCTCATGGCAAAAGCACGCGAACTGGCGCAAAAGATGATCGCAAAATCCGTGCTGGGTCTGAGGATGACGAAGGAGGTCATCGGTCAGAACATTGGGCCGGCCAGCCTTGAGACCGCCATCTGCCTCGAAAACCGCAACCAGGTCCTGTGTCTTGGATCGCAGCCGATTGTCAATCCCTTCAAAAGCAAGGGGAAGGAGAAATAAGCTGAGGTATACGTGCCCTTTTCCGGGCACGCGCGGTCTTGTAAACCCGGACGGAAGCCTTGCCCGGCGGCCGGGCAAGCCGTCGCAGTCGCTCTCAGACGGGACGCTTCCCGCCTCATATGTTTCGGTATCTCCGTATTCCGTACTCCTTACATAACAAGAAAAGGATAGTGATCGCAGCCCACAGGAACATGAAAGTTCGATGAGTACCTCCTCAGCGTATTGTTCCATGGAACAGCGGTGCGCTCCGTGAAACCAATGGAGCATTTTGACTAAAAATGAATGTCATTCAGTTTATTACTGAATACAATTCAGTCTTGTGAATTAAAATCAGGATAAGATGCCTCATCAAGAGATATTAAAGATATTGAATACTTGAGCAAGACGCAGGCTGCGATATCTTTGTACGGAATTATTTGCTTGACATGGTTCATAGAATGAATTAAATAATATTCACTGACTTTATGAAACCTACTCATCATAGAAAAAAGGATGTCACAAGAGAACAGATAGTCAGGGCCGCCATCCAGGTTTTCGGCGGGAAGAGCTACCTCGAGGCGAACATCTCCGAGATCGCCCAGAAGGCTGAAGTTGCTGAAGGGACGATCTATCAGCATTTCAAGAACAAGGAAGACCTCCTTTTCTTCATACCCATGGAGAGAACGAACGCTTTTTGCGAGGGGTTGGATCTGCATTTGCAGGGGATCCAGGACGCGCGGAACAAGCTGGCGAAGTTCGCGTGGTACTACCTTTATTTCTTCAAGACAAATCCCGAGTATGCGCGTATAGCCATGCTGGAATTGCGGGTGAACAAGAATTTCCAGAAAACAAATGGATATCGCCTGTTCAGAGGATGGTCGAAGATGCTTCTCGATATCATCCAGGAGGGCCAGCAGGAAGGCTCCGTCAGGGGCGATATGGATCCCCACATCATCCAGGAACTGCTTCTGGGTACTTTGGAGCATTACGTGACGCGCTGGCTTCTCAAGGATGAGAGCTGGGACCTGCTGGAGTTCCGTGAGCACGCGGTGGATCTCGTTATGAACGGGATCAAGGCAAAAGACGTGGAGGAGGAAAAAGTTGCGGCCAGCAGTAAGACAGAGACGGGGGTGCCCCTGTCCCTGAAAAGCAAGATTTCAAAGGCTTGACGGATGGTATCCAGATGTCATGGAATGCACACGGAAATGTGCCCCTCCGGTACGTTGGTTCCAACGGGGCGATGGCAATGGAGGAAGGATGTGCGCAGAGATTTTGGAATCAACACGCATGAGCTGCCGGAAGGGGTGGAAAGGCCCGGCGAGTGCAAAGGGAGCGCGTACCGCTTCGATGTCTCGGCCATATCCGGCAAAGTGGCCGTCGAACCGTGAATTCTGCGGATTGTTGTTAAATTCTTTAGGAGGTAGTTTATGAAACGTTTGCTCGCCGTCGCTTTAATCGTCGTTTCGGCCGTCCTTTTCAGTTTTCAGGCGCAGGCTGCCAATGAGATCGTGGTCGGATGTATCTCCGACCTGACAGGCACGTATGCCGCGCTGTCAAGACAGCAAAGGGATGCAGTGAACATGGCTGTTGATGAGATCAACAAATCAGGGGGACTGCTTGGCAAAAAGCTGAGGGTTGTGCTTGAGGACTCGGCAACAAGTGTCTCGCTGGCGACTCAGAAACTGGAACGTCTCATTCTCGATGAGAAAGTGGACTTCGTCATTCCACCCACCACCTCGTCCGCGGTCCTTGCCATGATGCCCATCGCGCTCAAGCACAACAAGTTGATGATGGTCACGCTGGCCCAGTCCATGAAGATCACCGGTGAGAACAAGAACAAGGTCACCTTCCGCTGCTTCGGTAACGGTGAGATCACGGCAAAACCGCAGGTGAAGTGGATGATGAAGAACCTTGGCAAGAAATACTATATCATTGGAGCGGACTACGCCTGGCCAAGGTCGACAGCGGAAGTTTACACCAAGTTCCTGAAACAAGCCGGGGCGGAAATAATCGGCGAAACCTGGTTCCCTCTGGGAACGAAAGACTTTGCACCTTATTTCGGCAAGATCAAGGCCGCGAAACCGGAAGTGCTGCTCATGATATGTGCAGGCAACGATGCCGTGTCCCTGGCCTCCCAGGTCAAGCAGTATGGTCTTGCGAAACAGATGAAACTGGCCGCCGACGGTTCCTTCGTGTCCGCCGACATCATCAAGGCACATGGCAGGAATGCAGACGGCATCATCATAGCCGATTTCTACGTCGATACGCTTGACACGCCGGAAAACAAGGTTTTCGTCAAGAATTTCTACAGCCGTTACAAAGAGCTGCCGAGCAAGATGGCACTCAGTTCATATGAGGGTGTCATGTGGGTCGCGCAGGCCATTAAACAGGTCGGTTCCACGGATACGGACAAGCTGGTCAAGGCTCTTGAAGGCTCCACATACAAGGGCCCCCAGGGGAGCAAAAAGATGGGTCCTGACCACCAGGCCGCTCTCGAAGTCTACATGATCAAGATAGAGAATGGAAAGTACAAGATCATGGAAAGGGCGAACTAGAACAGCAAAGCTGGAAAGAGGAGAGGCGGCCTGTTCGGCGCCGCCTCTCCCTTCCATGATTTACTCTCGATAGAAAGGAACATGCAGTTGGTGTTCATAAACGAAGTGCCCGCGCAGGGAGGTAGCTTTTGACTGATTACCTGGTATACGTAATTTTGCCGCAGGTTCTCCATGGTCTCGTATGGGGCACGGTAATTGCCTTTATAGCATTGGGACTCACTATCATATTCGGCCTCATGGATATCGTAAACTTTGCCCATGGCGAGTACTACATGGTAGGGGCCTTCATGGGATACACGGTGATGAGCGTCATTCCCAATTTCTGGATAGCCGTGCCGGTTGCGGTTGTTTCCGTCGCTCTTCTGGGACTGTTTACGGAATTTGTGCTCTTTCGCAGATTGTACGGACGGGAGCCGATATTCCATCTCCTGTTGACATTCGGACTGGGCATGATGTTCCGGGAAGCGGCACAGCTCATCTGGGGTGCTGATACGAGGAGGATAGAGGCTCCCGTGACGGCGACCGTCGAGTTTATCGGTATGGTCTATCCTGTCTACAGGCTGCTCATATTGGGCATCGGTATATGCGTCATCCTGCTGATATGGTACGTGCTGAGATATACGGATGTGGGCGCGAAGATCAGGGCGGTGGCCCAGGACAGGACGATGGCCTG
It encodes the following:
- a CDS encoding FAD-dependent oxidoreductase, yielding MKKDQTHYCDVLIIGSGIAGLSCAITAADLGLDVIIVTKESSVEESNTFYAQGGIVARGQDDTPELLAEDIIQAGDGISNPDAVKIIAHEGPGMVQDFLIKKVGVPFSRSGEDEFEFAREASHSRRRILHSKDSTGKAIEVALVAKAAGYTNIRTFSGYPAIDLL
- the nadA gene encoding quinolinate synthase NadA, translated to MTANEAISREETRERITAAREKLGKDLVILAHYYQNIDIVRAADFVGDSLQLAQSASKQIGARNIVFCAVSFMAEMARILCQPHQKVFHPELDAKCPLAEMAVIGDVEKAWKLLTDTGRRFIPVVYVNSRADLKAFCGKNGGFVCTSANAGKAMEHVISQGAVPFFFPDENLGRNTAHTMGISDDEMFLWEPQEDITAAALSDIAHKKAILWRGFCYVHTAFKPSDIEEIKKAYGDIGVIVHPECTPDVVSLSDHVGSTSYIKNTVEAAAAGTKWAIGTEINFVNRLKADHPDKLIVPLKEWGCREMARVTSQKFLAVLENLVEGRAQPEVAVNPENAQYARVALERMLAIK
- the nadC gene encoding carboxylating nicotinate-nucleotide diphosphorylase, giving the protein MPAGPQEFLNEDIGVEDVTTNAVVPDGHRSRAKIVAKAAGVLAGQAFAREVFVVLDKNIAYREHKKDGETLSTGDIIATIEGRTRAILTAERVALNILQRLSGIATLTRTFVDAASGTRARILDTRKTTPGIRTMEKYAVSMGGGVNHRRNLTEMALIKENHIAVAGSIGTAVGLVRKAADVPIEVEVRTMDELKEALEAKVERIMLDNWDTASMRDAVALVAGRVPIEASGNMTVERVREVAAAGVDLISVGALTHSAGALDISLLHEGVDR
- a CDS encoding IclR family transcriptional regulator, yielding MNDFTTKTESTKGFFNRSLERALQIMCAFTSERTAYTLTQLTEVVGLPKATTIRLCSTLMKYGFMKFDDASKQYSLGIRLFQLGGVVYSSLSLRRSAYPFLQQLQIRTRKTAFLGMLENDELIYLDRSENPASPIRFTSQIGRTRPPYFGMLGQMLMASLHEDEVDRILEAKPLKAYTKRTTIDPHEFREKLARIRKQGYIVEEEEAVEGISGIAAPVYDSNGSAVAAVGIGFISSSADAKDRETLIADVLKTGDRISWEIGYTGIGHPYATPHEGWFPSPE
- a CDS encoding enoyl-CoA hydratase/isomerase family protein, with translation MIVWQVRVRMLKALGVTETDLGEGETGTDANPKGGSMLYETLHFDLDGQIGTLTLDVPGKLNAHTRQMRTELLHFWRERQNNEDECRVIIMTGKGKAFCAGGDIEEIDDPDTPVYKQTPEQRYVDQDKISEVVLLMRRAPQPIIGAIHGWAAGGGFSLALACDLRVADPTTRFIASYINIGLTGTDMGGSFHFPRQVPLAIANEYLLTGETMDAETACRWGLVNYLVPEDQLMAKARELAQKMIAKSVLGLRMTKEVIGQNIGPASLETAICLENRNQVLCLGSQPIVNPFKSKGKEK
- a CDS encoding TetR/AcrR family transcriptional regulator; the protein is MKPTHHRKKDVTREQIVRAAIQVFGGKSYLEANISEIAQKAEVAEGTIYQHFKNKEDLLFFIPMERTNAFCEGLDLHLQGIQDARNKLAKFAWYYLYFFKTNPEYARIAMLELRVNKNFQKTNGYRLFRGWSKMLLDIIQEGQQEGSVRGDMDPHIIQELLLGTLEHYVTRWLLKDESWDLLEFREHAVDLVMNGIKAKDVEEEKVAASSKTETGVPLSLKSKISKA
- a CDS encoding ABC transporter substrate-binding protein; the protein is MKRLLAVALIVVSAVLFSFQAQAANEIVVGCISDLTGTYAALSRQQRDAVNMAVDEINKSGGLLGKKLRVVLEDSATSVSLATQKLERLILDEKVDFVIPPTTSSAVLAMMPIALKHNKLMMVTLAQSMKITGENKNKVTFRCFGNGEITAKPQVKWMMKNLGKKYYIIGADYAWPRSTAEVYTKFLKQAGAEIIGETWFPLGTKDFAPYFGKIKAAKPEVLLMICAGNDAVSLASQVKQYGLAKQMKLAADGSFVSADIIKAHGRNADGIIIADFYVDTLDTPENKVFVKNFYSRYKELPSKMALSSYEGVMWVAQAIKQVGSTDTDKLVKALEGSTYKGPQGSKKMGPDHQAALEVYMIKIENGKYKIMERAN
- a CDS encoding branched-chain amino acid ABC transporter permease, which codes for MTDYLVYVILPQVLHGLVWGTVIAFIALGLTIIFGLMDIVNFAHGEYYMVGAFMGYTVMSVIPNFWIAVPVAVVSVALLGLFTEFVLFRRLYGREPIFHLLLTFGLGMMFREAAQLIWGADTRRIEAPVTATVEFIGMVYPVYRLLILGIGICVILLIWYVLRYTDVGAKIRAVAQDRTMAWALGIRVPVIYTSVFMGGVALAGFAGVLMSPISFVYPTMGVDVILRAFIVVVIGGLGNIMGALLASLMIGEVEALASIWISPTIAETLVFVILIITMIFRPAGLFGKAER